Proteins encoded in a region of the Chitinivibrio alkaliphilus ACht1 genome:
- a CDS encoding glycosyltransferase family 2 protein, with protein sequence MISVLIVHYKTEALSRATLNAVYASNPCPPLEVILVDNNSQDGSAQGLSREFPQLRVLYMEENLGFARANNVALAEATGDVLLLLNSDVVLEKDALSRAYELLMSHKDIGCVGARLTLPDGSLDHACHRGRVTPLSALYYFTGLAKRFPNSRRFGQYTLSWMPLESPHDIDALSGAFCCIRREVYARIGPLDAQYFMYGEDLDWCARIRQAGWRIYYDSRIKGIHYKGGSSGKRPWWLVYEFYRAMWIYYDTHHAPAASLLEKICAKGGIALLCGIALLRNCIKRRIR encoded by the coding sequence ATGATTTCAGTACTCATTGTTCATTATAAAACAGAGGCTTTGTCTCGAGCGACGCTCAATGCGGTGTATGCGTCAAATCCGTGCCCCCCTCTTGAAGTAATTCTTGTGGATAATAACTCCCAGGATGGGTCTGCGCAAGGGCTTTCGCGGGAGTTTCCGCAGTTACGCGTCTTGTACATGGAAGAGAATCTTGGTTTTGCTCGAGCCAATAATGTAGCCCTTGCAGAAGCGACAGGAGATGTGCTACTCCTTCTTAATTCAGATGTTGTTCTCGAAAAAGACGCCTTGTCACGGGCCTATGAACTCCTGATGTCTCACAAGGATATCGGCTGTGTGGGAGCACGGCTTACTCTGCCTGATGGCTCGTTAGATCACGCATGTCATCGGGGGCGGGTAACACCCTTGAGTGCCCTCTATTATTTTACGGGGCTTGCAAAGCGGTTTCCCAACTCACGTCGATTCGGCCAGTATACACTCTCCTGGATGCCCTTGGAGAGTCCACACGATATCGATGCACTTTCCGGTGCGTTTTGCTGTATTCGTCGTGAGGTCTATGCACGCATTGGTCCCCTTGATGCGCAGTATTTTATGTACGGCGAAGATTTGGATTGGTGTGCAAGGATACGCCAAGCTGGATGGCGTATCTATTACGATTCACGCATAAAAGGAATTCATTATAAAGGGGGAAGTAGCGGAAAACGTCCTTGGTGGCTTGTCTATGAGTTTTATCGGGCCATGTGGATTTATTACGATACGCATCATGCTCCTGCGGCATCTTTGCTTGAAAAGATTTGTGCAAAGGGGGGCATCGCTCTTCTCTGCGGGATTGCTCTTTTACGAAATTGTATAAAGAGGAGAATACGGTGA
- a CDS encoding MlaE family ABC transporter permease → MTGRMFIIRWVENIALFSRLTAATLWRVPLIRKNWNLTHTQMKTIGLESLPLVIITALFVGAATVIQAHMQFQGFIPLSYLGFAVSKSIVTELGPVLTAFVVASRISTAIAAEIGSMKTTEQIDALHCLSLDHLRYVVVPKFVASVLMLPVLVIFCELIAFASSTVTALLVTNVTLYEYVAGLKLFFNPFDMFLGIFKTTFFGGAIALSGAYFGLSCEKGAEGIGNATTRAFMLSAILILIIDFFVAFLFL, encoded by the coding sequence GTGACAGGGCGCATGTTTATCATCAGATGGGTTGAAAATATAGCCCTCTTTTCTCGTCTTACCGCGGCAACCCTCTGGCGTGTACCCCTGATACGTAAAAACTGGAATCTCACCCATACTCAAATGAAAACCATTGGCCTTGAATCCCTCCCCCTGGTGATAATCACCGCCCTTTTTGTCGGTGCTGCCACGGTTATTCAAGCACATATGCAGTTTCAGGGGTTTATACCCCTCTCCTACCTCGGCTTTGCCGTAAGTAAAAGTATTGTAACTGAACTTGGCCCGGTCCTCACGGCCTTCGTTGTTGCAAGCCGCATTTCAACAGCCATCGCAGCTGAAATCGGCAGTATGAAAACAACAGAACAAATTGATGCTCTGCACTGCCTTTCCCTAGACCACCTACGCTATGTGGTAGTCCCCAAATTTGTCGCCTCCGTGCTCATGTTACCGGTCTTGGTGATCTTCTGCGAATTAATCGCCTTTGCCTCTTCAACGGTTACGGCCTTACTGGTAACAAATGTAACTCTCTACGAATATGTTGCAGGACTGAAGCTTTTTTTCAACCCCTTTGATATGTTCCTCGGCATTTTTAAGACCACCTTCTTTGGTGGAGCTATTGCTCTTTCTGGAGCCTACTTCGGTCTTTCCTGCGAAAAGGGCGCCGAAGGCATCGGAAATGCAACCACCCGCGCCTTTATGCTCTCCGCCATTCTTATATTAATAATTGACTTTTTTGTTGCCTTTCTTTTTCTCTAA
- a CDS encoding ABC transporter ATP-binding protein — protein MKSKNPILEVRHLRKHFGPKVVLKDVSFSAQQGEILCVIGQSGHGKSVIMKNIMGLMKPDGGQILFKNRVIASPTTDSSTYDEVRQKFGLLFQGAALFDSMTVGENIGFSLRERTSLSEEAIEEKISLGLEMVGLENIQDLMPAELSGGMKSRVGLARAVALEPEIMLYDEPTSALDPIMSDKINDLILSLRDRLNMTSIVITHDMSSAYKIADSIAMLYNGKIIFHGSPAEIRASRNPYIQQFIRGQRKIYYALDSENKFEEQFSSDTIREHRDHQKLFRGIENLRVEPKIRKVTPP, from the coding sequence ATGAAATCCAAAAACCCCATTCTTGAAGTACGGCATTTACGGAAACATTTCGGCCCGAAGGTGGTACTAAAAGATGTATCATTCTCTGCACAACAGGGAGAAATACTCTGCGTTATCGGACAATCAGGACACGGCAAAAGTGTGATTATGAAAAATATCATGGGACTGATGAAGCCTGACGGTGGTCAGATTCTCTTTAAAAATCGTGTTATCGCCTCACCAACAACCGACTCATCAACCTATGATGAAGTCCGGCAAAAGTTCGGACTGCTTTTCCAAGGCGCAGCTCTGTTTGATTCAATGACGGTTGGAGAAAATATCGGATTCAGCCTGCGAGAACGGACCTCGCTTTCTGAAGAGGCGATTGAAGAAAAAATATCCCTGGGTCTTGAAATGGTTGGTCTTGAGAATATCCAAGATCTTATGCCCGCTGAGTTATCCGGAGGTATGAAGAGCCGTGTTGGCCTAGCCCGAGCGGTTGCCTTAGAGCCTGAGATAATGCTCTATGATGAACCCACCTCAGCCCTTGATCCCATCATGTCTGATAAAATCAATGATCTCATACTCTCCCTGAGGGACCGGCTGAACATGACGTCCATCGTCATTACTCACGATATGTCTTCAGCCTATAAAATTGCAGACTCCATTGCCATGCTCTATAACGGAAAGATTATTTTTCATGGAAGCCCGGCAGAAATCCGCGCATCACGAAACCCGTATATCCAGCAGTTTATCCGCGGGCAACGAAAGATTTACTACGCCCTTGACTCAGAGAATAAATTTGAAGAACAGTTTAGTTCCGACACTATCCGCGAACACCGGGATCACCAAAAATTGTTCCGCGGCATTGAAAATCTACGGGTAGAACCGAAGATACGAAAAGTCACCCCCCCATAA
- a CDS encoding shikimate kinase, with amino-acid sequence MNNNITLIGMPGAGKSTVGIILAKLSAKGFIDTDILIQINHQESLQSIIDTRGHLHLRDIEEQEICKLNVDNHVIATGGSAVYGARAMEHLQKGSTLVYLEASLEEIRRRIPNFDTRGIARRPDQSLDALFQERTDLYRQYAHVTIDTEGKQLDSIAEEIITKIS; translated from the coding sequence ATGAACAATAATATCACCCTAATCGGCATGCCAGGCGCAGGAAAAAGTACCGTTGGAATTATTCTGGCAAAGCTTTCTGCCAAAGGTTTTATTGACACAGATATCCTCATACAGATTAATCATCAGGAGAGTCTGCAATCAATCATCGATACACGGGGACATTTGCACCTGCGCGACATAGAAGAACAGGAAATATGCAAGCTTAATGTAGATAACCACGTTATCGCCACCGGTGGCAGCGCCGTATACGGAGCACGGGCCATGGAGCATCTCCAAAAGGGTTCTACCCTTGTGTATCTCGAAGCGTCCCTTGAGGAAATTCGCCGACGCATACCCAATTTTGATACACGGGGCATTGCACGACGACCAGATCAGAGTCTAGACGCACTTTTCCAAGAACGTACTGACCTCTACAGGCAATATGCCCATGTAACCATTGACACTGAAGGCAAACAGCTGGATTCCATCGCAGAAGAGATTATAACAAAAATCTCTTAA
- a CDS encoding polyprenol monophosphomannose synthase, translating to MSEHKIVVIVPTYNEKENIVLLIPEIKKHLPQADILVVDDNSPDKTSMAAKEVGEKYSGVYVLDREAKEGLGKAYVSGFRWALQKGYDLIFEMDADFSHDPAYLPDFVAAAQEHDLVIGSRYITGVNVVNWPLSRLLLSYFGNVAARCIAGLQIRDCTGGFKCFHAHTLRAIDLSKVTSSGYSFQVEVNYYVQEQGLSIHEIPIIFKDRVHGVSKMSTAIIREAVALLWKLRLKKILSFS from the coding sequence TTGAGTGAACATAAGATCGTTGTTATCGTACCAACCTACAATGAGAAAGAGAATATTGTACTTCTTATTCCAGAAATAAAAAAACATCTTCCTCAAGCAGATATTTTGGTGGTGGATGATAACTCTCCCGATAAAACATCCATGGCTGCGAAAGAGGTTGGAGAAAAGTACTCCGGTGTATATGTTCTGGATCGTGAAGCAAAGGAAGGCCTTGGAAAAGCATACGTAAGCGGATTTCGTTGGGCGCTTCAAAAGGGATACGATCTCATTTTTGAAATGGATGCAGATTTCTCTCATGACCCGGCATACTTACCTGATTTTGTTGCCGCTGCACAGGAACATGATCTTGTGATCGGCTCTCGGTACATTACGGGGGTAAACGTTGTTAATTGGCCTTTGAGTAGGCTTCTCCTAAGTTATTTTGGAAATGTTGCAGCTCGATGTATTGCCGGATTACAGATCCGTGACTGTACGGGGGGATTCAAATGTTTTCATGCCCATACCTTGCGTGCCATTGATCTTTCTAAAGTAACCTCTTCGGGATACTCGTTTCAGGTAGAAGTAAATTATTACGTTCAGGAACAGGGGCTGAGTATACATGAGATTCCGATCATATTCAAAGATCGAGTCCACGGGGTTTCAAAAATGTCAACAGCTATTATTCGTGAGGCCGTGGCACTTCTCTGGAAACTACGACTAAAAAAGATTCTCTCCTTTTCTTAA
- a CDS encoding undecaprenyl-phosphate glucose phosphotransferase, which translates to MIQATFRWLSLLKLGVDTVAISLSLVLAYHIRFSSFFHDQLQAHKPFYEHFIGLIFILPLFLFLSFLSGLYRSRSHYFRRELFLRIIRAHVTGTLGVLSLLFVLRTIHYSRWMIVAFALLSPLCTYGGRSFLSLYLKRLRKRGILTIQAALVGSPDEMRFCAEKILAHPQTGYTLVGAFTEEQGAEIPLVYLGGYNDLENVVIERGIEEVLITLPLSEWETIGRLVKECDYIGVKSHIVPGLTPFLSSKPSVDILEGMPLISIHHVPLDDPFNNMIKRFFDILFSISSLVVLSPVLLLVALLIKLTSRGPVIYAQKRVGLNRREFNMYKFRTMTHCPGQQDEQPGWTVKNDPRRTPIGAVLRAGSIDEFPQFFNVLKGDMSVVGPRPERPYFVEEFRKTVPDYMIKHHVRPGITGWAQICGWRGDTDIEERIRHDLFYIENWSISLDLLIILKTPFCGMINPNAY; encoded by the coding sequence GTGATACAAGCAACATTTCGCTGGCTCTCCCTGCTGAAGCTAGGGGTTGATACTGTGGCGATTTCCCTCAGCTTGGTTTTGGCGTATCACATCCGTTTTTCTTCCTTTTTTCATGATCAACTTCAGGCGCATAAACCGTTTTATGAACACTTCATCGGCCTCATATTTATCTTGCCCTTGTTTCTTTTTCTTTCTTTCTTGTCAGGTCTCTATAGAAGTAGGAGCCACTATTTCCGTCGCGAGCTCTTTCTTCGTATTATTCGAGCTCATGTAACTGGTACGTTGGGGGTATTGTCCCTTCTTTTTGTGCTGCGTACTATTCACTATTCTCGATGGATGATTGTTGCCTTTGCCCTTTTGTCCCCCCTTTGTACGTATGGTGGCCGTTCTTTCCTCTCTTTGTATCTCAAGAGGTTGCGAAAGCGTGGTATCCTTACTATACAGGCAGCACTGGTAGGTTCTCCCGATGAAATGCGTTTTTGTGCAGAAAAAATTCTCGCGCACCCCCAGACAGGATATACACTTGTCGGAGCATTTACGGAAGAACAAGGGGCAGAGATTCCACTTGTGTATCTTGGGGGATATAATGATCTTGAGAATGTTGTTATAGAGCGGGGTATTGAAGAAGTTCTTATTACCCTGCCCTTATCTGAGTGGGAAACCATAGGGAGGCTTGTGAAGGAGTGTGACTATATTGGCGTGAAGTCCCATATTGTGCCGGGCTTAACCCCCTTTCTTTCATCAAAGCCTTCTGTTGATATTCTTGAAGGGATGCCGCTTATATCAATCCACCATGTTCCTTTGGATGATCCCTTTAATAATATGATTAAACGTTTTTTCGATATTCTGTTTTCAATTTCATCCTTAGTGGTACTTTCCCCGGTTCTTTTACTCGTTGCTCTTCTGATAAAATTGACCTCACGAGGGCCAGTTATCTATGCGCAAAAACGGGTGGGCTTAAATCGACGTGAATTTAATATGTATAAGTTCCGTACCATGACGCACTGCCCAGGGCAGCAGGATGAACAGCCGGGATGGACTGTTAAAAATGATCCGCGGAGAACTCCCATTGGCGCTGTGTTGCGGGCGGGGAGTATTGATGAGTTTCCCCAATTTTTCAATGTCCTTAAGGGAGATATGTCTGTTGTGGGGCCACGTCCTGAGCGCCCTTATTTTGTCGAAGAATTTCGTAAAACTGTTCCTGATTACATGATAAAGCATCATGTGCGCCCCGGAATTACGGGGTGGGCCCAGATTTGTGGATGGCGTGGAGATACCGATATTGAAGAACGTATTCGCCATGACTTGTTCTACATAGAAAATTGGAGTATTTCCTTAGATCTTCTTATTATTTTAAAAACTCCATTTTGCGGTATGATTAACCCCAATGCTTACTGA
- the zapA gene encoding cell division protein ZapA — MQNTNVTIRIDNKEYTIRGDIDAERLKAAVELLNNRIDAYKKRAIAMSCVPSSWLLLVLPWNEMMEQSLRPI; from the coding sequence TTGCAGAACACAAATGTAACCATACGTATCGATAATAAAGAGTACACTATTCGCGGTGACATTGATGCGGAGCGTTTGAAGGCCGCCGTGGAACTTTTAAACAATCGGATTGATGCGTATAAAAAAAGAGCAATCGCGATGAGTTGCGTTCCATCGTCATGGCTGCTCTTAGTATTGCCATGGAACGAAATGATGGAGCAGAGTCTTCGGCCCATTTAG
- the dnaB gene encoding replicative DNA helicase produces MNSTAPSSSRESGGALRVPPHSSDMEKCVLASALIDESVLDTAMESLSEDDFYLREHRTIFSAMRTLANEEHTVDVALLAEKLRSLEKLDLVGGEVYLSQLVTTTATSTNIDKYIEILHQKKILRRLIHESTDIATGCFENDINARELLDQAEQKIFRISDENISNRPVLMGELLKDTFTKLEQISNNGGVTGLKTGFHDLDRFTTGLHPGELIIIAARPGMGKTAFVLSLASNIGIQGGERRPVALFSLEMPREQLMHRMLCSEASVEMNKLRGGFLSKKDFAALGNAAGKMYKAPVYIDDSGSLNPMELRSKCRRIKAQEKDLGVIIIDYLQLMKSTDKEESRQLEISSISRTLKEISKELKVPVIALSQLNRSVENRTGSNRPQLADLRESGAIEQDADLVLFLYREAYYLGKSPEGRASEEYQNLQNVAEVIIGKQRNGPLETVELSFIGKYTRFDNLDKTHHEEPEGF; encoded by the coding sequence ATGAATTCAACAGCCCCGTCTTCCTCCCGCGAATCAGGTGGAGCACTTCGTGTACCCCCTCATTCGTCAGACATGGAAAAATGTGTTCTCGCATCGGCCCTTATAGATGAGTCGGTTCTTGATACTGCCATGGAGAGTCTTTCAGAGGACGATTTCTACCTTCGGGAACACCGAACAATCTTTTCTGCCATGCGAACCCTTGCAAACGAAGAACATACGGTTGATGTCGCCCTATTAGCTGAAAAGCTCCGTTCTCTGGAAAAACTCGATCTTGTGGGTGGAGAGGTGTATCTCTCACAACTGGTCACAACAACAGCGACCTCAACCAATATCGATAAGTATATTGAAATTCTACACCAGAAAAAAATTCTCCGGCGTCTTATTCACGAAAGCACCGATATTGCCACGGGATGCTTTGAAAATGATATCAATGCACGTGAACTTTTGGATCAGGCTGAACAGAAAATATTTCGTATCTCCGACGAGAATATCAGCAATCGCCCTGTGCTCATGGGAGAGCTTTTAAAAGATACCTTTACCAAACTTGAACAGATCTCGAACAACGGAGGGGTAACCGGCTTAAAAACCGGATTTCATGATTTAGATCGTTTTACCACGGGACTTCACCCGGGGGAACTGATTATCATTGCAGCACGACCCGGTATGGGGAAAACCGCCTTCGTCCTTTCCTTAGCATCAAATATCGGTATCCAAGGCGGTGAGCGACGTCCCGTAGCTCTGTTCTCCCTCGAGATGCCCCGGGAACAGCTCATGCATCGGATGCTCTGCTCTGAAGCATCGGTAGAGATGAACAAACTCCGCGGTGGGTTTCTCAGCAAGAAAGACTTTGCCGCCTTGGGAAATGCCGCGGGAAAAATGTATAAAGCCCCTGTCTATATTGATGATTCAGGAAGTTTAAACCCTATGGAACTTCGCTCAAAATGCCGCCGCATCAAAGCCCAGGAGAAAGATCTGGGAGTCATTATTATTGACTATCTCCAGCTGATGAAATCAACTGACAAAGAAGAGAGCAGACAATTGGAGATATCATCTATTTCACGAACTCTTAAGGAAATATCAAAGGAACTCAAGGTTCCTGTTATTGCGCTTTCACAGCTGAATCGCTCCGTTGAGAACCGCACCGGAAGCAACCGTCCACAACTGGCAGACCTTCGCGAATCTGGCGCTATTGAGCAAGATGCTGACTTGGTACTCTTCTTATATCGGGAAGCGTATTATCTCGGAAAATCGCCTGAAGGCCGAGCCAGTGAGGAATACCAAAACCTGCAAAACGTCGCTGAGGTTATTATCGGTAAACAACGAAACGGCCCCCTTGAAACCGTAGAGCTTTCCTTTATTGGAAAATACACCCGTTTTGACAATCTTGATAAAACGCACCATGAAGAACCGGAGGGTTTCTAG
- a CDS encoding uracil-DNA glycosylase, with the protein MNDAYAQYCQHVREQGLPGEILVPSCLQHAPQKKGTKTRLSREEKRSLFIELFREVAVCQRCPLHTGRHKAVFGAGNVDASVFVIGEAPGFSEDQKGLPFVGKAGELLTKMMQAISLSRHEDLFISNIVKCRPPENRDPATDEAQTCLPYLEKQISIVQPRAILLLGRVAAHTLLQETDSIKSLQNHVFHYKNIPLMVTYHPAALLRNASLKKVPGKPCSDFVPC; encoded by the coding sequence ATGAATGACGCCTATGCACAATACTGTCAACACGTGCGGGAGCAGGGATTGCCTGGAGAAATCCTTGTGCCCTCTTGCCTGCAACATGCGCCTCAGAAAAAAGGAACAAAAACGCGTCTCTCCCGTGAAGAAAAACGGAGCTTGTTCATAGAGCTGTTTCGGGAGGTTGCGGTGTGTCAACGTTGTCCCCTGCACACAGGGAGACATAAGGCAGTTTTTGGCGCAGGAAATGTCGATGCTTCAGTCTTTGTTATTGGCGAAGCACCGGGGTTTTCGGAAGATCAAAAAGGACTTCCCTTTGTAGGTAAAGCAGGAGAACTACTCACAAAAATGATGCAGGCCATATCTCTTAGTCGCCACGAAGATCTTTTTATTTCAAATATTGTTAAATGCCGCCCGCCGGAAAACCGTGATCCCGCAACCGATGAGGCCCAAACCTGTCTTCCCTACTTAGAAAAACAAATCTCAATTGTACAACCACGGGCAATACTTCTCTTGGGGCGTGTGGCCGCTCACACCCTCTTGCAAGAAACCGACAGTATAAAATCATTACAAAATCACGTATTTCACTACAAGAATATCCCCCTTATGGTAACATACCACCCAGCGGCCCTCTTACGAAATGCCAGCCTAAAAAAAGTACCTGGGAAACCCTGCAGCGATTTCGTGCCCTGTTAG
- a CDS encoding serine hydrolase domain-containing protein — protein sequence MDIPRILRSAIQQRMFPGAVVGTVDSKGVERIYCCGKSQYIEGEPLTACSIFDAASLTKVLPTSVLALMAIDQQACSLTTPVHTILPRFTGPHSRGVTVQHLLTHTVPYEIPLSKLKNRSAEEIFNTIVTTGFSRSPGRDYAYCNATSIVLGRVVEALWGQPLDVLGQTRLFSPLGMKDTTLHTPRSMGRVVPTEVDTWRGRVIRGEVHDESAWVLQDLLTPGSAGLFTTAPDILRFLQVLLHAPQQLFSEAMCDLIVQNYGEPLGKSIGLGFERNQPRYMGSYVSPGTVGKTGFTGCHFVADRTKGKGLVLLSNSTYPRRKYDARRIDRVRRAVTDSFFLKRFLL from the coding sequence ATGGATATTCCACGTATTCTTCGCTCGGCAATACAACAAAGAATGTTTCCCGGAGCAGTTGTGGGGACGGTTGATTCGAAGGGGGTAGAGCGAATCTACTGTTGCGGAAAATCGCAATACATAGAAGGTGAACCGCTCACGGCTTGTTCAATTTTTGATGCTGCGTCTTTAACGAAGGTCTTGCCCACCTCTGTTCTTGCATTGATGGCCATAGACCAGCAGGCCTGTTCCCTCACCACTCCCGTTCATACGATTCTGCCACGTTTTACGGGGCCACATAGCAGGGGTGTGACAGTGCAGCACCTGCTTACGCATACGGTTCCTTATGAGATTCCGCTCTCAAAGCTGAAAAATCGCAGTGCTGAAGAGATCTTTAATACTATCGTTACAACGGGGTTTTCCCGCTCTCCCGGTCGTGACTACGCCTACTGTAATGCCACAAGCATTGTCTTAGGACGAGTGGTGGAGGCTCTTTGGGGACAACCTCTTGATGTGCTCGGGCAGACCCGCCTTTTTAGCCCCTTAGGAATGAAAGATACCACCCTCCATACCCCGCGCAGTATGGGGCGTGTGGTACCCACAGAGGTTGATACATGGCGCGGTCGTGTGATACGGGGAGAGGTTCATGATGAAAGTGCATGGGTACTGCAAGATCTGCTCACTCCCGGTTCTGCCGGTCTTTTTACTACGGCTCCCGATATTCTCCGGTTTCTACAAGTTCTTTTACACGCACCGCAACAGTTGTTTTCTGAGGCAATGTGTGACCTAATTGTGCAAAATTATGGAGAGCCTCTGGGCAAGTCTATTGGTTTGGGATTCGAGAGAAATCAACCGCGGTATATGGGCTCTTATGTGTCTCCGGGTACGGTGGGTAAGACCGGTTTTACGGGGTGTCATTTTGTTGCCGATCGTACCAAAGGAAAGGGGCTTGTGCTTCTTTCAAACAGCACCTACCCTCGTCGTAAATACGATGCACGCCGCATAGATCGAGTACGGCGTGCCGTGACAGATTCTTTTTTTCTTAAGAGATTTTTGTTATAA